A DNA window from Aspergillus nidulans FGSC A4 chromosome V contains the following coding sequences:
- a CDS encoding mitochondrial 54S ribosomal mL50 protein (transcript_id=CADANIAT00003366), protein MRSSLRLLNLEAAAPLQGSRTRYVCSTCRQEARPRPFVARQFLRHASDDSTPITERVRRKLWGTDNPPGLKDPYGGEGVFERKFRRASQAPMQQGEPEGDQGTPAENQVATAEDTASTDVAEDAISGEYVPATTWEGLDRVGHLGRWNDLPPKTEDAYTSFSSNRRLTKPDDLALAAHQTAVELCLMHSLNKPLVSVCEVVEHEEPILKMIQDCKIRPKASWDSALEYPNKEAEDALLFVFKQIGAQEAEPAEATESTEAEESVNNSPARANQTSLAENKDVHDKGYLTLSLSDPAMKFAFLKRFSQLSGHYFPDPAIESIFSVKQVMAHVLKETAPKPKKLVEHLLANDTLRNLPNVKIFAKRQKPWHKDEELGRKKLIDAELRRRGLVE, encoded by the exons ATGCGTTCCTCTCTGCGATTGTTGAACCTGGAGGCGGCCGCTCCGCTCCAGGGATCCAGAACTCGATACGTTTGCTCAACCTGCAGACAAGAAGCGCGCCCCCGCCCTTTCGTCGCCCGTCAATTTCTTCGCCATGCTTCCGACGACAGCACCCCGATCACCGAACGCGTGCGCCGGAAGCTTTGGGGTACCGATAACCCTCCCGGTCTGAAGGATCCGTATGGCGGCGAAGGTGTTTTTGAGAGAAAGTTCAGGAGGGCCAGTCAAGCGCCGATGCAGCAGGGGGAGCCGGAGGGAGACCAAGGCACTCCGGCTGAGAACCAGGTTGCAACTGCGGAGGATACCGCTTCGACAGATGTTGCTGAAGATGCCATTTCAGGTGAATATGTGCCTGCGACGACTTGGGAGGGTCTTGATCGTGTTGGACACTTGGGGAGGTGGAATGATCTCCCCCCGAAGACCGAGGATGCCTACACTTC CTTCTCCTCGAATCGCCGCCTTACAAAGCCTGACGATTTGGCCCTGGCTGCTCATCAAACCGCGGTTGAACTCTGCTTGATGCACTCGCTGAACAAGCCCCTAGTCAGCGTCTGTGAAGTTGTCGAACACGAGGAGCCAATCCTAAAGATGATCCAGGATTGCAAGATCCGACCGAAGGCTTCATGGGACTCCGCCCTAGAGTACCCGAacaaggaagcagaggatgcgctcctcttcgtcttcaagcAAATTGGGGCTCAGGAAGCGGAGCCAGCTGAGGCGACTGAGTCcacagaagctgaagagtcCGTGAACAACTCTCCCGCAAGGGCTAATCAAACTTCCTTAGCAGAGAACAAGGATGTTCATGATAAGGGCTACTTGACCCTGTCACTGTCTGATCCGGCGATGAAATTCGCT TTCCTGAAGCGATTCTCCCAACTCTCCGGCCACTACTTCCCCGACCCTGCCATCGAGTCGATTTTCTCTGTTAAGCAAGTCATGGCCCACGTTCTCAAGGAGACGGCACCTAAGCCCAAGAAACTTGTAGAACATCTCCTAGCCAACGACACTCTCCGGAATTTACCTAACGTCAAGATCTTTGCGAAGAGACAGAAGCCTTGGCAcaaggatgaggagcttGGGCGGAAGAAGCTTATTGATGCTGAACTTCGTAGAAGGGGTCTTGTTGAGTGA
- a CDS encoding GFA family protein (transcript_id=CADANIAT00003370) has protein sequence MEHRISCLCAQVTQQVLLEPTNNALNLCHCTACRTVSGQIYASYYLLQMEPRLENLEIYRQSDLLCRYFCGTCGSHVFAHAIHTGRFLVASGLVDSPPQTESIQHWVVGDTQDGGLSYYLPGDVGKADVSCWVSQSNRQTAAAKTETDNARLLAGCHCGGIEFYITRPDSASEEPWSDWSDILVPYHSEASAENEEDVKWWLCAGKTKYLAGTCACRTCRLASGFPIQTWAFVPKSNILTAQNSELAFGAGTMKRYESSPQIYREFCSRCGASVFWHCEKRPLLIDVSVGLLRAESGSRAEEWLEWATGRTSFAEMAVDKSLIQRLEAGLAESCSK, from the coding sequence ATGGAGCACCGCATATCCTGTCTGTGTGCCCAAGTGACACAGCAGGTGCTGCTCGAGCCGACCAACAACGCACTGAACCTCTGCCACTGTACGGCATGTCGGACGGTTTCCGGGCAGATTTATGCTTCTTACTACCTCCTCCAAATGGAGCCACGGCTTGAGAATCTTGAGATATATCGACAGTCAGACTTGCTGTGCCGTTACTTTTGTGGGACCTGTGGTTCGCACGTCTTTGCCCATGCTATACATACGGGGCGCTTTCTCGTCGCGTCGGGGCTAGTGGATAGCCCACCACAGACTGAGAGCATCCAGCACTGGGTCGTTGGAGATACCCAAGACGGCGGCCTGTCATACTACCTGCCTGGCGACGTCGGCAAAGCAGATGTGTCATGCTGGGTCTCCCAATCTAATCGTCAaactgcagctgcaaagacCGAAACAGACAACGCTCGGCTTCTGGCTGGGTGCCACTGCGGAGGTATAGAGTTCTATATAACTCGACCGGACTCAGCCTCCGAGGAACCATGGTCCGATTGGTCGGATATCCTCGTCCCTTATCATTCAGAAGCCTCTGCGGAAAACGAGGAGGATGTCAAGTGGTGGCTATGCGCCGGGAAGACCAAGTACCTAGCGGGGACTTGCGCCTGTCGAACATGTCGCCTGGCCAGCGGTTTCCCTATTCAAACCTGGGCCTTTGTTCCGAAATCCAACATCTTGACCGCGCAAAATTCAGAACTGGCTTTCGGCGCCGGTACAATGAAGCGTTATGAGAGTTCGCCCCAGATCTACCGAGAGTTCTGTAGCCGATGTGGAGCTTCTGTGTTCTGGCACTGCGAGAAGAGGCCACTACTGATCGATGTAAGCGTCGGCCTTCTTCGTGCGGAGAGTGGTTCTAGAGCCGAAGAGTGGCTTGAATGGGCTACAGGGCGAACCAGCTTTGCCGAGATGGCAGTAGACAAGTCGCTGATCCAGCGACTAGAAGCAGGGTTGGCGGAATCATGTAGCAAGTAA
- a CDS encoding protein cutB (transcript_id=CADANIAT00003371): MPPPAYEFRGGNHRPSHPRHEFTFRYQRPGTSERPLLRSRREVTPEQFIAPEAGNEKPAMKYARIENLSDSEEAEMEVSSDDEESHPRKKRALENNTSTADAPVESKPVPKWSNPDPYTALPPPDESQTKKIDVVKLIRKARLAVSAQPAKTDAVVSNEDFISLAGLVDDDETDKAPENAPKGPRRHLEGGDPALGNRKRTHDDEIKGPAKMGGKPVSRYYNDGSIIDEWKLRPSETGTPWLSLMPPTLHLGTRLHDEILSFYHWVKPVRYEHIVRQDLVARLQAAFQSRYYGVEIHAFGSFASGLYLPNADIDLVLLSTSFRRTGVKTFGERKGQIYAFSAFLKNQNIAVPGSVETIAHARVPILKFVDKLTGLKVDLSFDNDSGLIANRTFQQWKSEYPAMPVIVSVIKQFLLLRGLNEVPTLGLGGFSITCLVTSLLQHMPHGNLYPNLGSVLMDFFQFYGNNFDYETVGIRMNPPGYFNKRVYGVYKANNGARLSIEDPNNPDNDISGGTREIALIFKSFADAFRLLKDRLVSAAISGKTNESILGAIIAANFDEYTELRWQLREVFENDPRFAQYRKPPTPPPPPYSPPPPNQPAPPPPSETHPLPAKPSSGGRKTKETKEPKEKLTKLQKKKQASKDRAARLKRLRPDLENIPSSISNDEALKLGGYKTQSDMDKDLIMREKGLIAVS, from the exons ATGCCACCGCCGGCTTATGAGTTCCGAGGCGGTAATCACCGGCCGTCACACCCCAGGCATGAATTTACTTTTCGCTATCAGCGTCCCGGTACGTCCGAACGGCCGCTCTTGAGGTCGCGGCGGGAGGTGACTCCGGAGCAGTTCATCGCGCCCGAGGCCGGGAATGAGAAACCGGCGATGAAATATGCCCGAATCGAGAATCTGAGCGATAGCGAGGAAGCGGAAATGGAGGTGTCGTCGGACGATGAGGAATCACACCCACGCAAGAAACGCGCATTGGAGAACAACACATCGACTGCAGATGCGCCTGTCGAGTCTAAACCTGTGCCAAAATGGTCCAACCCTGATCCGTACACTGCACTACCGCCTCCGGATGAAAGCCAAACCAAAAAGATAGATGTGGTGAAATTAATTCGGAAAGCCCGTCTTGCAGTTAGTGCGCAGCCTGCGAAGACGGATGCTGTCGTCTCAAATGAGGATTTTATCTCTTTAGCTGGTCTGGTGGACGATGACGAAACGGATAAAGCACCAGAGAATGCACCAAAGGGACCCAGGCGTCATTTGGAAGGAGGCGATCCAGCACTCGGAAACCGGAAGCGAACGCATGACGACGAGATAAAGGGACCAGCCAAGATGGGCGGAAAACCGGTGAGTCGGTACTACAACGACGGTTCGATTATCGATGAATGGAAACTGCGCCCTTCTGAAACGGGAACTCCTTGGTTGAGTCTAATGCCGCCAACTCTACATCTGGGCACAAG GCTCCATGATGAGATTTTGAGCTTTTACCACTGGGTAAAACCTGTAAGGTACGAGCACATTGTGCGGCAAGATCTAGTGGCGAGGCTCCAGGCCGCCTTTCAGAGTCGCTATTATGGTGTGGAAATCCATGCATTCGGCTCGTTCGCCTCTGGACTGTATCTTCCCAATGCCGATATCGAtcttgtcctcctctccaCTAGTTTCAGGCGCACCGGCGTCAAGACGTTTGGCGAGAGAAAGGGTCAGATCTATGCATTTTCTGCCTTCCTCAAAAATCAGAATATTGCCGTTCCCGGCTCCGTTGAAACAATTGCACATGCTCGGGTTCCGATTCTGAAGTTTGTGGATAAGTTGACGGGACTGAAGGTGGATTTATCATTTGATAACGACAGCGGGCTCATAGCAAACAGGACGTTTCAGCAATGGAAATCAGAGTACCCTGCGATGCCTGTTATCGTGTCGGTGATCAAacaatttcttcttcttaggGGTCTCAATGAGGTTCCCACCCTTGGCTTGGGAGGTTTCTCTATTACCTGTCTTGTTACCAGCCTTCTGCAACACATGCCCCACGGTAACCTCTATCCAAACCTGGGTAGTGTCCTTATGGACTTTTTCCAATTCTACGGTAATAATTTTGACTACGAAACTGTTGGGATTCGTATGAACCCTCCTGGCTACTTCAACAAA AGGGTTTATGGGGTCTACAAAGCTAACAATGGGGCCCGTCTTTCTATTGAGGACCCAAACAATCCCGATAATGACATATCTGGCGGCACTCGTGAAATTGCGTTGATCTTCAAGTCTTTCGCAGATGCATTCCGGTTACTCAAGGACCGGCTGGTTTCCGCGGCGATATCTGGGAAGACCAACGAAAGTATCTTGGGTGCCATCATTGCGGCGAATTTTGATGAGTACACAGAGCTTCGATGGCAGCTTCGTGAGGTTTTCGAAAACGACCCCAGGTTCGCACAATATCGCAAACCACCCacgccgccaccacctccttACAgtcctccgcctccgaaTCAGCCcgcgccgccgcctccgtcAGAGACTCATCCTCTCCCGGCAAAGCCTTCATCAGGCGGTAGAAAGACcaaggagacaaaggagcccaaggagaaattgacgaaactgcagaagaagaagcaagcgTCAAAAGACCGAGCTGCTCGGCTGAAGCGACTTCGTCCTGACCTAGAGAACATTCCATCCTCCATCAGCAATGATGAAGCACTCAAACTTGGCGGATATAAGACACAGTCCGACATGGACAAGGACCTCATAATGCGCGAGAAAGGGCTCATCGCGGTCAGCTAA
- a CDS encoding putative protein kinase C substrate (transcript_id=CADANIAT00003367), whose product MIVSQKSLLLVSLAASSTLVAAGDDSARPRGVGPEFAQFYKDTTTFSCISHPAIKIPFSAVNDDFCDCPDGSDEPGTAACAHLSGNTPLDVAHLQGHSGDGLKAALPGFYCKNKGHKPSYIPFQRVNDGICDYELCCDGSDEWARVGGKKCDDKCKEIGKEWRKKEEKRQKSMTAALKKKRELLVDAGRQQKELEDRIAALKTDIEGKEVRLKALEADLEDVKKKEESKVVKGKKTGKVNVLAGLAKNRVDELRSALVDVRKERDEIRSRVQELEEILSNFKVEYNPNFNDEGVKRAVRSWEDYAARGLADTVFNSARDRDWEAISQPDSEESGINWEQWENEGDDEPDIVYKLAAYLPPSLVTFLEDKFNSFTSFLESSGILPPKDKDSASESKAVTMARDAVKSAEKDLNDAKNKLKKEEADLETDYGTASIFRALKGVCIQKDAGEYTYEHCFLDQTKQIPKKGGSSSRMGRFERIGSVSVDEVNEAGEIIQVQKTSLEYKNGQGCWNGPARSTTVILDCGEDNEILKVAEDEKCVYSMLVTTPAVCAGGEEPGNVAPRAKDEL is encoded by the exons ATGATTGTCTCTCAGAAATCGCTCTTACTTGTGAGCTTAGCAGCGTCGAGCACGCTGGTGGCTGCTGGAGATGATTCCGCACGACCCCGCGGAGTTGGGCCGGAAT TTGCCCAGTTCTACAAAGACACCACGACCTTCTCTTGCATCTCCCACCCCGCTATCAAAATCCCCTTCTCCGCAGTAAACGATGATTTTTGCGACTGTCCGGATGGTAGTGATGAACCTGGCACCGCGGCGTGCGCTCACTTGTCCGGAAACACCCCGTTGGATGTCGCCCATCTGCAGGGCCACAGTGGTGACGGACTCAAGGCGGCTCTTCCGGGCTTTTACTGTAAGAATAAGGGACATAAACCATCGTATATTCCCTTCCAGCGGGTGAATGACGGCATCTGCGACTACGAGCTTTGCTGCGATGGGAGCGACGAGTGGGCCCGTGTTGGGGGCAAGAAATGCGATGACAAGTGCAAGGAAATTGGGAAGGAGTGgcgcaagaaggaggagaagaggcaGAAGTCTATGACGGctgctctgaagaagaagcgggaACTACTTGTTGATGCGGGTAggcagcagaaggagcttgaggaccGGATTGCTGCGCTAAAGACTGATATCGAGGGTAAGGAGGTAAGGTTGAAGGCCCTTGAGGCTGATCTTGAGGATgtgaagaaaaaagaagagagcaaggttgtgaagggaaagaagacggGCAAAGTGAATGTGTTGGCCGGACTGGCCAAAAACCGTGTGGATGAACTTCGGAGTGCATTGGTGGATGTCCGCAAAGAGCGGGATGAGATCCGATCGCGTGTACAGGAACTTGAGGAGATTTTGTCCAACTTCAAAGTCGAGTATAACCCGAACTTCAATGATGAGGGAGTCAAGCGCGCTGTGCGCAGCTGGGAGGATTACGCAGCTCGTGGACTTGCGGACACTGTTTTCAACAGTGCGCGTGATCGCGACTGGGAAGCTATTTCCCAGCCCGACAGCGAGGAATCAGGTATAAACTGGGAGCAATGGGAGAACGAGGGCGACGATGAACCTGATATAG TTTACAAACTTGCGGCCTATCTTCCTCCGTCTCTTGTTACATTCCTAGAAGACAAGTTCAACTCGTTCACAAGCTTCCTCGAAAGCAGCGGCATCTTACCTCCCAAGGATAAAGACTCAGCGTCTGAGTCCAAGGCCGTCACAATGGCCCGCGACGCCGTCAAATCAGCTGAAAAGGACCTCAACGACGCAAAgaacaagctcaagaaagaagaggccGACCTTGAAACTGACTACGGCACTGCTTCCATCTTCCGCGCCCTTAAAGGGGTTTGTATCCAGAAGGACGCTGGCGAGTATACCTACGAGCACTGTTTCCTCGACCAAACGAAGCAGATCCCCAAGAAAGGCGGCTCATCTTCGCGGATGGGCAGGTTCGAGCGCATCGGGTCCGTCAGCGTTGATGAGGTCAATGAAGCAGGTGAAATCATCCAGGTGCAGAAGACCTCGTTGGAGTATAAGAATGGCCAGGGGTGCTGGAACGGACCTGCACGCTCAACAACTGTTATCTTAGACTGTGGCGAGGATAACGAGATCCTGAAGGTCGCTGAGGATGAAAAGTGTGTTTATTCGATGCTTGTCACAACACCGGCTGTTTGTgctggcggcgaggagccGGGCAATGTGGCTCCTAGGGCAAAGGACGAGCTGTGA